The following proteins are encoded in a genomic region of Drosophila willistoni isolate 14030-0811.24 chromosome 3R, UCI_dwil_1.1, whole genome shotgun sequence:
- the LOC6647235 gene encoding uncharacterized protein LOC6647235: MPARTTTTMPASHCNQPRSQSRCRRKRVPNGGWAGNEHTKGSVSVIAARNWATGTGTGTGIGTSSTTESRTSKAYTSRKARTTRKTVTMVTTPKMTAAAEAAAEAVEEPKGASAALGQQSRQFLRTSRKTSWLLLSYLCLRQRHHLGISIYCIILMATVGFGTRLVTCSSSSIISSTSSAGTNNPELTTASRSILPDRPMTTQNDLITTASNLATATTEAVTVTGTGIGSSSGLGAGPESLPLAQGMSSGTVTTTTLTTTTAATRILTLMRRTRTKSAQIGLTTATTEKQTNGETGNMGGVEGDEEGEVALLISTIYPTETDAHNSIEMATTAAATSATHEETTHTTQLPPQEMEEGSMDATDEESELAVLPHPVDGADSLTKGFSIPTFLPPFPVFAAADLPAYRARAAAEAEAAAAAAAAAAAAAETSSVVAFTTTMSPAELRRKVFNEQHSYLVSRNGQRRNLTMPVLNLTAQMGNHAYMPCQIHRLSDKPVSWVRMRDNHIISVDESTFIADERFQSIFQEDHDYTWSLQIKYVQPQDEGWYECQMATEPKLSAKVHLEIVTPKTELIGDRSRFVKAGSKVALHCIVRGTLDPPKYIIWFRGQKKISETDERTGWYTQIDRNIFGTVGDNQNTIGSLIIPLVRKEDSGNYTCQPSNSISVSVDLHVLSGEYSASAIMSRASVCRHLRSTSQLLLVLLLTLRLMPELLGMGQEGLALAKT, from the exons ATGCCAgccaggacgacgacgacgatgccTGCGTCGCACTGCAATCAGCCAAGGAGCCAAAGTCGATGCCGCCGCAAACGAGTCCCAAATGGAGGTTGGGCGGGCAATGAGCATACAAAAGGCTCTGTAAGTGTCATTGCAGCCAGGAACTGGGCCACTGGGACTGGGACTGGGACTGGGATTGGGACCAGCAGCACAACTGAAAGCAGAACAAGCAAGGCGTATACTAGCAGGAAGGCAAGGACGACACGAAAGACGGTGACGATGGTGACAACTCCAAAgatgacagcagcagcagaagcagcagcagaagcagtaGAGGAGCCAAAAGGAGCATCTGCCGCCCTTGGCCAACAAAGTCGCCAATTTTTACGCACATCGAGAAAAACATcttggctgctgctgtcgtATCTTTGCCTCCGCCAGCGCCACCATCTCGGCATCTCCATCTACTGCATCATCCTGATGGCAACTGTCGGCTTTGGGACGC GACTTGTCacctgcagcagcagcagcatcatcagcTCCACCTCTTCAGCTGGCACAAACAACCCAGAGCTTACAACAGCCAGCAGATCCATTTTACCAGATAGGCCAATGACAACACAAAACGATCTAATTACGACAGCCAGCAACTTGGCGACAGCCACAACAGAAGCAGTGACAGTGACAGGAACAGGAATAGGCTCAAGTTCGGGCTTGGGTGCGGGACCGGAGAGCTTGCCCCTAGCCCAGGGCATGTCATCAGGAAcagttacaacaacaacactaacaacaacaacagcagcaacaaggaTACTCACACTGATGAGAAGGACGCGAACTAAGTCTGCGCAAATTGGGCTAACTACAGCAACcacagaaaaacaaacaaacggtGAAACAGGCAACATGGGAGGAGTAGAAGGAGATGAAGAAGGAGAAGTAGCGCTGCTCATATCAACAATTTATCCCACGGAAACGGATGCCCACAACTCCATTGAAATGGCTACAaccgcagcagcaacatcagccaCGCACGAGGAGACGACACACACAACACAGTTGCCACCGCAGGAAATGGAGGAGGGGTCGATGGATGCCACGGATGAAGAGAGTGAGTTGGCTGTGCTACCTCATCCGGTTGATGGTGCAGATTCATTGACCAAGGGCTTCTCCATACCCACATTTTTGCCACCGTTTCCCGTTTTTGCGGCAGCGGATTTGCCAGCTTACCGCGCCCGAGCTGCCGCCGAGGCAGAAGCTGcagccgctgccgctgctgctgctgcagcagctgcagaGACCTCCTCGGTTGTAGCCTTCACCACGACAATGTCACCGGCGGAGCTGCGCCGGAAAGTGTTTAATGAGCAACATTCGTACTTGGTCTCACGGAATGGCCAGCGGAGAAATCTGACAATGCCAGTGCTAAACCTTACCGCTCAGATGGGAAATCACGCTTATATGCCATGTCAG ATACATCGTCTCTCGGATAAGCCCGTCTCATGGGTTCGCATGCGGGACAATCACATCATAAGTGTAGATGAATCCACTTTTATAGCAGATGAGAGATTTCAATCGATATTCCAAGAGGATCACGATTATACCTGGTCACTGCAAATCAAGTATGTGCAGCCCCAAGATGAGGGCTGGTATGAATGTCAAATGGCCACAGAGCCCAAACTGAGTGCCAAAGTTCATTTGGAAATAGTCA CCCCTAAGACTGAGCTTATTGGCGACCGAAGTCGCTTCGTCAAGGCCGGCAGCAAAGTGGCCTTGCATTGCATTGTAAGAGGCACTCTAGATCCGCCTAAGTATATCATATGGTTTCGTGGCCAAAAGAAAATCAGCGAAACTGATGAGCGAACTGGTTGGTACACACAAATCGATCGAAATATATTTGGCACTGTGGGCGATAATCAAAATACG ATCGGTTCATTAATCATACCGCTCGTGCGTAAAGAGGACTCCGGCAATTATACGTGCCAGCCATCAAACAGTATCTCTGTCTCCGTCGACCTGCACGTCCTCAGCG GTGAATATTCCGCATCGGCTATCATGTCCAGGGCCTCGGTGTGTCGACATCTTAGGAGCACGTCCCAACTGCTGTTAGTGCTATTGCTGACCCTCAGGCTGATGCCAGAGCTCCTGGGAATGGGCCAAGAAGGATTGGCATTGGCCAAGACGTGA
- the LOC6647236 gene encoding cyclin-dependent kinase 1 yields MQNLIRREKLGEGTYGVVYRALNPDTQCLVAIKNIRFHHDDEGIPSAVIREIALLKELKHPNIVELQDVNMMEKEVHLIFEYLAMDLHRYFEILFSKGEKMHAKSIQSFLYQITEAILFCHRRRILHRDLKPQNLLIDPTHTRIKVGDFGLSRAFDLPVRSYSPEVITLWYRAPELLLGCPQYCCPVDIWSIGCIFFEMLTGRTVFPGESEIDQLICIFKILGTPTEENWMGVTQLPNYSSSFPIYPINKLTMFVRKDFDKNLNASGVDLLNRMLCYQPSQRIVAKDIVKHAFFQGMPDNMK; encoded by the coding sequence ATGCAGAATTTAATAAGACGCGAGAAGCTTGGAGAAGGAACTTATGGGGTGGTCTATCGTGCACTTAATCCCGATACCCAATGCCTGGTGGCAATCAAGAATATTCGTTTTCATCATGACGATGAGGGCATACCATCTGCAGTGATTAGGGAGATAGCCCTTCTAAAAGAACTCAAGCATCCGAATATTGTGGAACTTCAAGATGTCAACATGATGGAGAAGGAGGTTCATTTGATTTTCGAATATCTGGCCATGGATTTGCACAGATATTTTGAAATTCTATTTTCGAAGGGAGAGAAAATGCATGCCAAATCGATACAGAGTTTTCTTTATCAAATTACGGAAgctattttattttgtcatcgTCGTCGTATCCTACACCGGGATCTGAAGCCGCAAAACTTGTTAATCGATCCCACACACACGCGGATTAAAGTGGGAGACTTTGGGCTGAGTCGTGCTTTTGATTTGCCCGTTCGCAGCTATTCGCCGGAGGTGATCACTCTCTGGTATCGGGCTCCGGAATTGCTCTTGGGTTGTCCACAATATTGCTGTCCAGTGGATATTTGGTCAATCGGTTGCATATTCTTTGAGATGTTGACGGGAAGGACAGTGTTTCCCGGCGAATCGGAAATCGATCAATTGATATGCATATTCAAAATTTTGGGTACACCCACTGAGGAAAATTGGATGGGCGTTACTCAATTGCCAAACTATTCGAGCTCGTTTCCAATATATCCCATCAATAAGCTGACCATGTTTGTACGCAAGGACTTTGACAAGAACTTAAATGCTTCTGGTGTCGATTTACTTAATCGAATGCTGTGCTATCAACCATCGCAACGCATCGTGGCCAAGGATATAGTGAAGCATGCATTTTTCCAGGGTATGCCGGAcaatatgaaataa